One genomic region from Salinicola endophyticus encodes:
- a CDS encoding DUF6708 domain-containing protein, with the protein MKRRIQVLKSLGMIPKYQLELPADGKERRFSLDEPAADDARPTRLTLLYSNEVLAVADSEFERRGIYLSWCGFGGLVILLFFFALGGLPFYAHAPYWLTFAFALVTLPLAAAFWWLAWEEITGYAMSPVVFNRRTGNVHFFSIHDGQPVTYSWRRCTYCIVPKRAGGPEGRDYEVRGYVLNEYDGVMDSFSIGEEMINLGHVAGSMTERWLSYQFEYVRQFMTLQDISGLDAPKEDDYVSLKPSFRQAMEVVDPKVKSKSLVIKLLAVLMSVVTFIPKVVGGAGHYFCCKYCKVPQWSQEIIDECGPEIVLSNR; encoded by the coding sequence ATGAAAAGGCGAATTCAGGTTTTGAAAAGCCTGGGGATGATACCTAAGTATCAACTCGAGCTCCCTGCTGACGGCAAGGAGCGTCGCTTTTCCTTGGATGAACCGGCTGCTGACGATGCTCGGCCTACGCGCCTCACGCTATTATATAGTAATGAAGTACTTGCAGTCGCCGATTCTGAGTTTGAGCGAAGAGGTATTTATCTGAGCTGGTGCGGCTTCGGTGGGTTGGTTATCTTGTTGTTTTTCTTTGCCTTGGGAGGTCTTCCCTTTTATGCACATGCGCCATATTGGTTGACGTTTGCTTTTGCTCTTGTGACATTACCTTTGGCTGCTGCATTCTGGTGGCTGGCTTGGGAAGAGATTACAGGCTATGCGATGTCTCCTGTTGTGTTTAATCGTCGCACGGGGAATGTTCACTTTTTTAGTATTCATGATGGCCAACCTGTCACCTATTCTTGGCGTCGCTGTACCTATTGTATCGTGCCAAAACGGGCAGGCGGGCCCGAGGGACGCGACTATGAGGTGCGCGGTTATGTACTGAATGAGTACGATGGTGTGATGGATAGCTTTTCTATTGGCGAAGAAATGATTAATTTAGGTCATGTTGCTGGGAGCATGACGGAGCGTTGGTTGAGCTACCAATTCGAGTATGTTCGTCAGTTTATGACCTTGCAGGATATTAGTGGCTTGGATGCACCCAAAGAAGACGACTATGTTTCCCTCAAGCCTAGTTTCAGGCAGGCAATGGAAGTTGTTGACCCTAAGGTGAAGTCAAAATCGCTAGTCATTAAGCTGTTGGCTGTGTTGATGAGTGTGGTCACCTTTATTCCCAAGGTGGTTGGTGGTGCGGGACATTACTTTTGTTGCAAGTACTGCAAAGTGCCCCAGTGGTCTCAAGAGATTATCGATGAGTGTGGTCCGGAGATAGTTCTCTCTAATCGCTAG
- a CDS encoding DUF4123 domain-containing protein: MTAWLLHDHLNGPLALGDDCEPIGALLPRRRPDLHGLTPHLYRIDKASLETLRAQAQNVSRRGMPPTVCALLWADVEADVLRDQLSRYCLAATPASRWMYCRYFDPRVMTHLRWILAQDQLHSLLGRISRWAFLDASSQWVEIDNEPRAPHWLRLTLDDTQTRRLNELPTLRACLQQWRAHDPQAPRDDRDAGKRVAACLDHGQALGLRDLQDRVALALHELLIHPDIIRHPDIANAIALASGGAAYRHVTGNWPQARWETIQEQLTNRETT; the protein is encoded by the coding sequence ATGACGGCTTGGTTGCTGCACGATCACTTGAACGGGCCACTGGCGCTCGGTGACGACTGCGAGCCTATCGGTGCCTTGTTGCCACGGCGCAGGCCGGACCTGCATGGGCTGACGCCGCATCTTTATCGTATCGACAAGGCCTCGTTGGAGACGCTCAGAGCGCAGGCGCAAAACGTCTCGCGGCGTGGCATGCCGCCGACAGTCTGCGCGCTGCTGTGGGCCGACGTCGAAGCAGACGTGCTCAGAGACCAGTTGAGCCGGTACTGCCTTGCGGCTACGCCCGCATCGCGCTGGATGTATTGCCGCTACTTCGACCCGCGCGTCATGACGCATCTCCGCTGGATTCTTGCTCAGGATCAGCTGCACTCCCTGTTGGGCAGAATCTCACGTTGGGCGTTTCTGGATGCGTCGTCGCAGTGGGTCGAGATCGACAATGAGCCGCGCGCGCCTCACTGGCTGCGGCTGACACTCGACGACACCCAGACGCGCCGCTTGAACGAGCTGCCCACCCTGCGCGCCTGCCTGCAACAGTGGCGCGCTCACGACCCCCAGGCACCACGCGACGACCGCGACGCCGGTAAACGGGTTGCCGCCTGTCTGGACCATGGGCAAGCGCTAGGGCTGCGTGATCTGCAAGATCGCGTCGCGCTGGCGCTGCATGAGTTGTTGATCCACCCCGACATCATCCGGCACCCCGATATCGCAAACGCCATTGCCTTGGCGAGTGGTGGTGCAGCCTATCGACACGTGACCGGCAATTGGCCTCAGGCCCGCTGGGAAACCATTCAGGAACAACTGACCAACCGGGAAACGACGTAG
- a CDS encoding DUF4235 domain-containing protein: MKPQTLWTLVGTTMAIASGVAAREALKHTARRSAFEPPVNPDDPDVRWREALLWGAASGAAVGLARILGWKMASSGMRRARRTRRGQRVLARLER, from the coding sequence ATGAAACCGCAAACGCTATGGACCCTGGTGGGCACCACGATGGCGATCGCCTCGGGCGTGGCCGCCCGGGAGGCGCTGAAGCATACCGCACGGCGCAGCGCGTTCGAGCCGCCGGTCAACCCAGACGACCCCGATGTGCGCTGGCGCGAGGCGCTGCTGTGGGGTGCGGCGTCCGGTGCCGCGGTAGGTCTGGCACGTATCCTGGGCTGGAAGATGGCTTCCAGCGGCATGCGCCGGGCGCGCCGCACGCGGCGCGGCCAGCGAGTGCTCGCGCGTCTGGAGCGCTGA
- a CDS encoding DUF6708 domain-containing protein, translating into MKKRNRLLTALGMIPKYQFELPSAGNEIRHSVTSSAADEAWPSRVTLIYNQKLLGVADSEFRRRGLYTSWSFIGCMIFITAFLFFGSMPFLFPLAPYWIIPFVGLVALPSAAAFLWLAKQELKGYAVYPVVFNRSTGKVYFFSIVNGKPVSYPWEKCVYCVVPKRSGGPEGSYYELRGYVLNDYDGVLDSFSIGEEAINPARRSKEFVERWFACHYEYIRMFMTSEDIGFLEPPNRGDYVSLKPSFKQSMNLVQPKAEPKSLVVKFLFAFIDIVIFVPKVVGGAGHYFCCKCCKVPQWSQEIIDECGPEIVLSNR; encoded by the coding sequence ATGAAAAAGCGAAATCGGCTGTTGACGGCTCTTGGAATGATTCCGAAGTATCAGTTCGAGCTTCCAAGCGCCGGCAATGAAATTCGTCATTCCGTAACTTCGAGCGCCGCCGATGAAGCATGGCCTTCAAGAGTGACGCTAATTTACAATCAAAAACTGTTGGGAGTTGCCGATTCCGAATTCCGGAGACGCGGGCTATATACAAGCTGGTCTTTTATAGGTTGTATGATTTTTATTACTGCGTTTTTATTTTTTGGCAGTATGCCTTTTTTGTTTCCGCTTGCGCCTTATTGGATTATACCCTTTGTCGGATTAGTGGCGCTGCCATCAGCGGCTGCATTTTTATGGCTTGCTAAGCAAGAGTTAAAAGGTTATGCAGTCTATCCTGTGGTTTTTAATAGAAGCACAGGGAAGGTTTATTTTTTTAGCATTGTTAACGGCAAGCCAGTAAGTTATCCGTGGGAGAAATGTGTTTATTGTGTTGTTCCAAAGCGTAGTGGTGGGCCCGAAGGAAGCTATTACGAGCTGCGTGGATATGTGCTTAATGACTATGATGGTGTTTTAGATAGTTTCTCTATCGGTGAGGAGGCTATCAATCCTGCCCGTAGATCGAAGGAGTTCGTGGAGCGTTGGTTTGCCTGTCATTACGAGTATATTCGTATGTTTATGACAAGCGAAGATATTGGTTTTCTAGAGCCGCCAAATAGGGGGGATTATGTATCTCTCAAGCCCAGCTTCAAGCAGTCCATGAACTTGGTGCAACCCAAAGCTGAGCCAAAGTCTCTTGTGGTTAAGTTTCTTTTTGCTTTTATTGATATTGTAATATTCGTGCCTAAGGTGGTTGGTGGTGCGGGACATTATTTTTGTTGCAAGTGTTGCAAGGTGCCGCAGTGGTCTCAAGAGATTATCGATGAGTGTGGTCCGGAGATAGTTCTCTCTAATCGCTAG
- a CDS encoding T6SS effector BTH_I2691 family protein, with amino-acid sequence MSAIPDINEAVATAVANTSGGNTDTSAETGGCSDCQMCQKSPGLVILPVRYSAIAESHAHSISGLAPITSGGNFGEGVLDKAMQRATYILRSMRAGYFYMHFPSGDADGVIWRKYRVTSDSNFMPIPLDGHLTPNMEANKACRRSSDWQMARCVTISQPEKVTQAWLAFSDTDWDATVRDRIARDPATRMQPLNPSLCISPAAGQPHTAPLSAVSDWVSEYRHNAWQSFHSTVADEDDPQNTAEFESVYPFHWRAIEADDLVETAERKSQGRAIIFATHDPRGITVELNAEQIQAVSASLQRFSWRLSSWAGIQTIRESVGNQAEKRQRQSVLLRDPEMLEYNELQLQQINARIEMVGPSEHQLRFRDELQEENDIIAARIAHKEATSERLTDESIKEVRQAAWKETREGQKFLARTDKQIEDDYQSVKETLKADSESIDIPLSQDHATWLDSPDLKRIFSSDYRTDELDSGVNYVNHFVDCIDDAADREECAEILRTWASAGNPTDPENPLLRSLGHNQDDHLAEIDSAPPLTVQSAVTILDKFNAAWQKSAKAMLNPETSETAGRNAFTRLIYHSGAPVAKLLSQGVDGTAKNLYLMASMFSTDQWIVERPLRGTPTQFVNLLAEEMRLAIPANKRPSRLQMQRALREMLKRTGQYDQIGSQHFVFVDRARLATISDGQGAGRATAERILRSREPIVLTPRNIREGIMPGFQQAINGEVRMNAVSLFFSGISWYYAGKALDNANSFSRRELSVKFWTSLAGVVGGLCETVEAGVNGLVAAGRQFSGRVMSFSSSLGVLGKFLGAGAAFVFAAYDFVNAYDSLRKGNICLFALYGLSAAGNVFAGFAVIFAGMFSLLGVLVIVIMLAINVLISIWVDSKAQQWLSHCFYGVDERFLTIKESQKDLKNVFEG; translated from the coding sequence ATGAGTGCGATTCCAGACATCAACGAAGCGGTTGCGACGGCGGTCGCCAATACGTCCGGTGGAAACACCGATACCTCTGCCGAGACCGGCGGTTGCAGCGACTGCCAGATGTGCCAGAAGTCCCCAGGTCTGGTGATTCTGCCGGTGCGTTATTCGGCGATCGCAGAGAGCCATGCCCATAGCATCAGCGGCCTCGCACCCATCACCAGTGGCGGCAATTTCGGCGAGGGCGTTCTGGATAAAGCCATGCAGCGTGCGACCTATATTCTACGCAGCATGCGCGCTGGCTATTTCTACATGCACTTCCCCAGTGGCGATGCCGATGGCGTGATATGGCGCAAATATCGCGTCACCAGCGATAGCAACTTCATGCCGATACCGCTCGACGGCCATCTGACGCCCAATATGGAAGCAAATAAGGCGTGCCGACGTTCCAGCGACTGGCAGATGGCGCGCTGCGTGACCATCAGCCAGCCAGAAAAGGTCACCCAGGCCTGGTTGGCATTTTCGGATACCGACTGGGACGCAACCGTGCGCGATCGCATCGCCCGTGACCCCGCGACCCGCATGCAGCCGCTCAACCCGTCTCTGTGTATCTCCCCCGCCGCTGGCCAGCCACACACCGCGCCGCTGTCGGCGGTGAGTGACTGGGTGAGCGAATATCGGCACAACGCTTGGCAGAGCTTTCATAGCACCGTGGCCGATGAGGATGATCCGCAAAACACCGCTGAGTTTGAATCCGTCTATCCGTTCCACTGGCGCGCCATCGAAGCCGACGACCTGGTCGAGACAGCCGAGCGTAAATCGCAGGGCCGCGCCATTATCTTCGCGACGCACGACCCGCGGGGTATCACCGTCGAGCTCAATGCCGAACAGATTCAGGCGGTGTCAGCGTCGCTGCAGCGTTTCAGTTGGCGGCTATCATCCTGGGCGGGGATACAAACTATACGCGAGTCGGTGGGGAACCAGGCCGAAAAGCGCCAACGGCAATCCGTGCTGCTGCGTGATCCAGAAATGCTGGAATACAATGAGCTACAGCTGCAGCAAATCAACGCGCGGATCGAAATGGTAGGCCCGAGTGAGCATCAGCTGCGATTCAGAGATGAATTACAAGAAGAAAACGACATTATTGCAGCCAGGATAGCGCACAAGGAGGCCACCTCGGAGCGACTGACCGATGAGAGTATCAAGGAGGTCCGGCAGGCTGCCTGGAAGGAAACCCGGGAAGGGCAGAAGTTCCTGGCGCGGACTGACAAGCAAATCGAAGACGACTATCAAAGTGTCAAGGAAACTCTCAAAGCCGATTCCGAGTCGATAGACATACCGCTCTCTCAAGATCACGCGACCTGGCTGGACTCTCCCGATCTGAAAAGGATCTTCTCCTCGGATTATCGGACGGACGAACTCGATTCCGGGGTGAACTATGTCAACCACTTCGTCGACTGCATCGACGATGCCGCTGATCGGGAGGAGTGTGCCGAAATACTGAGGACATGGGCGAGTGCGGGTAACCCCACCGACCCTGAAAACCCGTTGCTACGGAGCCTCGGGCATAACCAGGATGACCACCTGGCGGAGATCGATAGCGCGCCGCCCCTGACCGTACAAAGCGCTGTAACGATTCTCGACAAATTCAACGCCGCATGGCAGAAAAGCGCCAAAGCGATGCTGAACCCGGAAACGAGCGAAACCGCGGGGCGCAACGCCTTCACCAGGCTGATCTATCATTCCGGGGCGCCGGTTGCCAAGTTACTCTCCCAGGGTGTCGACGGCACTGCGAAGAACCTCTATCTGATGGCATCGATGTTCTCCACCGATCAATGGATTGTGGAGCGCCCCTTGAGGGGCACGCCTACGCAGTTCGTCAATCTTCTGGCCGAGGAAATGCGCCTGGCCATCCCGGCGAACAAGCGGCCCAGCCGACTTCAGATGCAGCGTGCGCTACGAGAGATGCTAAAAAGAACAGGCCAGTACGACCAGATCGGCTCTCAGCACTTCGTCTTCGTGGATCGCGCACGCCTGGCGACAATCAGTGACGGCCAGGGGGCCGGGCGCGCGACAGCGGAGAGAATCTTGCGCTCTCGTGAACCTATCGTTCTGACCCCGCGTAACATTCGCGAAGGCATCATGCCGGGCTTCCAGCAAGCCATTAATGGCGAAGTCAGAATGAATGCGGTCTCCTTGTTCTTCTCGGGCATCTCCTGGTACTACGCGGGCAAGGCGCTGGATAATGCAAATTCATTCAGCCGACGCGAGCTGTCAGTCAAGTTCTGGACCTCGCTGGCCGGTGTCGTCGGTGGCCTGTGCGAGACAGTAGAAGCAGGTGTGAATGGGCTTGTAGCAGCAGGGCGGCAATTTTCAGGTAGAGTGATGAGTTTTTCTAGCAGCTTGGGTGTTTTGGGTAAGTTTTTAGGTGCTGGGGCGGCTTTTGTATTCGCTGCCTATGATTTTGTAAATGCTTATGATTCCTTAAGAAAAGGAAATATATGCCTTTTTGCGTTGTATGGGCTTTCAGCAGCAGGTAATGTTTTTGCGGGCTTTGCGGTGATATTTGCTGGAATGTTTTCTTTGCTCGGTGTTCTCGTGATAGTGATCATGCTTGCTATCAATGTCTTGATATCGATATGGGTGGATTCAAAGGCTCAACAGTGGCTAAGCCACTGTTTTTATGGTGTGGATGAGAGATTTTTGACTATAAAAGAGTCCCAAAAGGATCTCAAAAACGTATTTGAAGGGTAA
- a CDS encoding type VI secretion system tip protein TssI/VgrG encodes MLNDLLDTFDIDLSQSQRLLTLDIAGTALVPHRLVGEERVSAPFTYTLDCISQQGDIELKTLMAQPARLSILQADGSYRPLHGLVSEAALLGEDGGVTYYQLTLVPWLAMLGLGRDSRIFQDRSVVDVLTAVFDDYELAQGRYRFDLRRDYPARSYCVQYRESDLNFVSRLLEEEGLWYYFEYSGQEQDADNASSEASGSGFDGHRLVITDDVDTTQPVSPQAIRFHRQAATEREDALTQWGGVRTQQPTRVSVGTFDYKQPSLTKRTGLDTLSDQGNLPPTELYDYAGEYYYHGHERGERLTENRLEAHESRAKRFRGSGGARQLQAGRWFELTQHPLHDSGGEPERQFLLLGVTVHAENALPVSAQLQALPGSLQPQLDAAKKAHGLEDEGDSDRLSDYMSGGTGHFLVDLEAQRLSQPYRHPLTHRRPVIGGPQTATVVGPANEEIHTDHLNRVRVQFHWDRQGQNDESSSVWLRVSQPNAGAGWGGVFVPRIGQEVLVDFLEGDADRPLITGRVYNGEQTPDWHSHGLLSGFKSKTYRGSKYNELVFDDATDQERVRLNSEAEKSQLNLGYLIHQTGNTRGAFRGTGFELRTDAYGAIRANQGLYLTSWGQLGASGDQLDLTPAKQQLDSAYQLSDSLSQSAQDHNADALDAREQLKQAGEDADDTYGNSEQLADAKQDNARGATDSGGRGEAARMKAPWLHMASPAGITLSTPESTHLAQGRSLSVSSGEDVNVATGKSLVASISEKLSLFVYRAGMKLFAARGKVEVQAQSDEMALTAEKDVKITSTEGRVEINAANGILLNSGGGYIRIEGGNIDVHGPGKIDIKGAQHVFGGPASLDAAMPELPEGSDCATKHQGAANRGSSLVDG; translated from the coding sequence ATGCTCAACGATCTCCTCGACACCTTCGATATCGATCTGTCGCAGTCGCAGCGGCTGCTGACCCTCGATATCGCCGGCACCGCCCTCGTGCCCCATCGGCTGGTGGGCGAAGAGCGCGTCAGCGCCCCCTTTACCTACACCCTCGACTGCATCTCCCAGCAGGGCGATATCGAGCTCAAGACGCTGATGGCGCAGCCGGCGCGGCTCTCGATCCTGCAGGCCGACGGCAGCTACCGCCCGTTGCACGGGCTGGTCTCCGAGGCCGCGCTGCTGGGCGAAGATGGCGGTGTCACCTACTACCAGCTCACCCTGGTACCGTGGCTCGCCATGCTCGGCCTGGGCCGCGACAGCCGCATCTTCCAGGATCGTAGCGTCGTCGATGTGCTCACCGCCGTGTTCGACGACTACGAGCTGGCCCAGGGGCGCTACCGCTTCGACCTGCGCCGCGACTACCCGGCCAGAAGCTACTGCGTGCAGTATCGCGAGAGCGATCTGAACTTCGTCAGTCGTCTCTTGGAGGAGGAAGGGTTATGGTACTACTTCGAATATTCGGGGCAGGAACAGGACGCGGATAACGCCTCCTCTGAAGCCTCCGGGTCGGGCTTCGACGGGCATCGGCTGGTGATCACCGACGATGTCGATACCACCCAACCGGTCAGCCCCCAGGCGATCCGCTTCCACCGCCAGGCGGCCACCGAGCGCGAGGACGCCCTGACCCAGTGGGGCGGCGTGCGTACCCAGCAGCCCACCCGGGTCAGCGTGGGCACCTTCGACTACAAGCAGCCCTCGCTGACCAAGCGCACCGGGCTCGACACCCTCAGCGACCAGGGCAACCTGCCGCCAACCGAACTCTACGACTACGCCGGCGAGTACTACTACCACGGCCATGAGCGCGGTGAACGGCTGACCGAGAACCGCCTGGAAGCCCATGAGTCCCGCGCCAAGCGCTTCCGCGGCAGCGGCGGTGCGCGTCAGCTCCAGGCCGGGCGCTGGTTCGAACTCACCCAGCACCCGCTGCACGACAGCGGCGGCGAGCCAGAGCGCCAGTTCCTGCTGCTGGGCGTCACCGTCCACGCCGAGAACGCGCTGCCGGTCTCGGCCCAGCTCCAGGCGCTGCCGGGCAGCCTGCAGCCCCAGCTCGACGCCGCCAAGAAGGCGCACGGGCTGGAAGACGAAGGCGATAGCGACCGTCTCTCCGACTACATGAGTGGCGGCACCGGCCACTTTCTGGTCGACCTCGAAGCCCAGCGCCTCAGCCAACCCTACCGCCATCCGCTGACCCACCGCCGCCCGGTGATCGGCGGGCCGCAGACCGCCACCGTGGTCGGCCCGGCCAATGAAGAGATCCACACCGACCATCTCAACCGCGTGCGCGTCCAGTTCCACTGGGACCGCCAGGGGCAGAACGATGAAAGCAGCAGCGTCTGGCTGCGGGTCTCCCAGCCCAACGCCGGCGCCGGCTGGGGCGGGGTGTTCGTGCCGCGTATCGGCCAGGAAGTGCTGGTCGACTTCCTCGAAGGCGACGCCGACCGCCCGCTGATCACCGGCCGGGTCTACAACGGCGAGCAGACGCCGGACTGGCACAGCCACGGCCTGCTCTCGGGCTTCAAGAGCAAGACCTACCGCGGCAGCAAGTACAACGAGCTGGTGTTCGACGATGCCACCGACCAGGAGCGGGTGCGCCTCAACTCCGAAGCGGAGAAGAGCCAGCTCAACCTCGGCTACCTGATCCACCAGACCGGCAACACCCGTGGCGCCTTCCGCGGCACCGGGTTCGAGCTGCGTACCGATGCCTATGGCGCCATCCGCGCCAATCAGGGGCTCTACCTCACCAGCTGGGGCCAGCTCGGCGCCAGCGGTGACCAGCTCGATTTGACGCCGGCCAAACAGCAGCTCGACAGCGCCTACCAGCTCAGCGACAGCCTCAGCCAGAGTGCCCAGGATCACAACGCCGACGCCCTCGACGCCCGCGAGCAGCTCAAGCAGGCGGGCGAGGACGCCGACGACACCTACGGCAACAGCGAACAGCTCGCGGATGCCAAGCAGGACAACGCCCGTGGCGCCACTGACAGTGGCGGCCGCGGCGAAGCGGCACGCATGAAAGCGCCCTGGCTGCATATGGCCTCGCCCGCCGGCATCACCCTGAGCACGCCGGAATCGACCCACCTGGCCCAGGGCCGCTCGCTGAGCGTCTCCAGCGGCGAGGACGTCAACGTGGCCACCGGCAAGAGCCTGGTCGCCTCGATCTCCGAGAAGCTCTCGCTGTTCGTCTACCGCGCCGGTATGAAGCTGTTCGCCGCCCGCGGCAAGGTCGAGGTGCAGGCGCAGAGCGACGAGATGGCGCTGACCGCCGAGAAGGACGTCAAGATCACCTCCACCGAAGGGCGGGTCGAGATCAACGCCGCCAACGGCATCCTGCTGAACAGTGGTGGCGGCTATATCCGCATCGAAGGCGGCAATATCGATGTTCATGGCCCCGGCAAGATCGATATCAAGGGGGCCCAGCACGTCTTCGGTGGGCCCGCGAGCCTGGACGCGGCCATGCCCGAGTTGCCGGAGGGATCAGACTGCGCGACGAAGCACCAGGGTGCCGCGAACCGTGGTTCATCGCTGGTGGATGGCTGA
- a CDS encoding DUF6708 domain-containing protein — protein sequence MKRRIQVLKSLGMIPKYQFELPADGKERRFSLDEPAADDARPTRLTLLYSNKVLAVADSEFERRGIYLGWCGGGGVVVLCLFFFFASFPFYTPMPLWVMPVFALMGLPLAFGFFWLAWKEVKGYAISPVTFNRRTGNVHFFSIHDGQPVTYSWRRCTYCIVPKRAGGPEGRDYEVRGYVLNEYDGVLDSFSIGEEMINLGHVAGSMTERWLSYQFEYVRQFMTLQDISSLDEPKEDDYVSLKPSFRQAMEVVDPKVKSKSLVIKLLSVLMSVVTFIPKVVGGAGHYFCCKYCEVPQWSQEIIDECGPEIVLSNR from the coding sequence ATGAAAAGGCGAATTCAGGTTTTGAAAAGCCTGGGTATGATACCTAAGTATCAATTCGAGCTCCCTGCTGACGGCAAGGAGCGTCGCTTTTCCTTGGATGAACCGGCTGCTGACGATGCTCGGCCTACGCGCCTCACGCTATTATATAGTAATAAAGTGCTTGCAGTCGCCGACTCTGAGTTTGAGCGGAGGGGGATTTATCTTGGCTGGTGTGGAGGTGGAGGGGTGGTTGTTTTGTGCCTTTTCTTTTTTTTTGCTAGCTTTCCATTTTACACCCCCATGCCTTTGTGGGTGATGCCTGTTTTTGCACTGATGGGATTGCCTTTAGCTTTTGGCTTTTTTTGGCTGGCTTGGAAAGAAGTTAAAGGCTATGCTATATCTCCTGTTACATTTAATCGTCGCACGGGAAATGTTCACTTTTTTAGCATTCATGACGGCCAACCTGTCACCTATTCTTGGCGTCGCTGTACCTATTGTATCGTGCCAAAACGGGCAGGAGGGCCCGAGGGACGCGACTATGAGGTGCGCGGTTATGTATTGAATGAGTACGATGGTGTGCTGGATAGCTTTTCTATTGGCGAAGAAATGATTAATTTAGGTCATGTTGCTGGGAGCATGACGGAGCGTTGGTTGAGCTACCAATTCGAGTATGTTCGTCAGTTTATGACCTTGCAGGATATTAGTAGCTTGGATGAGCCCAAAGAAGACGACTATGTTTCACTCAAGCCTAGTTTCAGGCAGGCAATGGAAGTTGTTGACCCTAAGGTGAAGTCAAAATCGCTAGTCATTAAGCTGTTGTCTGTTTTAATGAGTGTGGTCACCTTTATTCCCAAGGTGGTTGGTGGTGCGGGACATTACTTTTGTTGCAAATACTGCGAAGTGCCCCAGTGGTCTCAAGAAATTATCGATGAGTGTGGTCCGGAGATAGTGCTTTCTAATCGTTGA
- a CDS encoding PfkB family carbohydrate kinase — MSAARLIHTGQVIVDLVMPIERLPPPGGDTLAMDATFEVGGGFNVMAAASRDGMTVVYAGGHGQGRFGDMAREAMRGERIAWLAPVDETRDTGFCVALVDQAAERTFITHLGAEIGGRDVLHRLAPTPQDHVLVSGYTLLHERAAATLIDWLRRQPASLPVAFDPGPMIGDLCPQRLDEILRRTTLLSCNAEEAQALTATDSLAAALSALPARTQAPLVVVRDGPRGCHLLADGQQHHVAGFDTRAVDTNGAGDAHTGVLLAALSRGQTPEQAARRANAAAAIAVSRHGPATAPASSEIDALLAEQAKA, encoded by the coding sequence GTGAGCGCCGCCCGCCTGATCCATACCGGCCAGGTGATCGTCGACCTGGTGATGCCGATCGAGCGGCTACCGCCACCCGGCGGCGACACCCTGGCCATGGATGCCACCTTCGAGGTCGGCGGCGGTTTCAACGTCATGGCCGCCGCGAGCCGGGACGGCATGACCGTCGTCTACGCCGGCGGCCATGGCCAAGGGCGGTTCGGTGACATGGCGCGTGAGGCGATGCGTGGTGAGCGCATCGCCTGGCTCGCCCCGGTGGATGAGACCCGCGATACCGGCTTCTGCGTGGCGCTGGTGGACCAGGCCGCGGAGCGCACCTTCATCACCCATCTCGGCGCGGAGATCGGCGGCCGCGACGTGCTGCACCGGCTCGCCCCGACGCCCCAGGATCACGTTCTGGTGAGCGGCTATACGCTGCTGCATGAGCGCGCGGCCGCCACGCTGATCGACTGGCTGCGCCGGCAACCGGCATCGCTCCCGGTGGCATTCGACCCCGGCCCGATGATCGGAGACCTCTGCCCGCAGCGGCTGGACGAGATCCTGCGGCGCACCACCCTGCTCAGCTGCAACGCCGAGGAGGCCCAGGCGCTGACCGCCACCGACTCGCTAGCGGCCGCACTGAGCGCGCTGCCCGCACGGACTCAGGCACCACTGGTCGTGGTCCGCGATGGGCCGCGCGGCTGTCATCTGCTGGCGGATGGCCAGCAGCATCATGTGGCCGGCTTCGACACCCGCGCCGTCGACACCAACGGTGCCGGCGACGCCCATACCGGCGTACTGCTGGCGGCACTGAGCCGCGGCCAGACGCCCGAACAGGCCGCACGCCGCGCCAATGCGGCCGCGGCAATCGCTGTCAGCCGGCATGGCCCGGCCACCGCCCCGGCGAGTAGCGAGATCGATGCCTTGCTGGCGGAGCAGGCAAAGGCGTAA